The proteins below are encoded in one region of Belonocnema kinseyi isolate 2016_QV_RU_SX_M_011 chromosome 5, B_treatae_v1, whole genome shotgun sequence:
- the LOC117172973 gene encoding uncharacterized protein LOC117172973 has protein sequence MIDLTKMKIHVCAVLLTLAIYFSFIELSSQYNKDQLKEDVRYLPAEFGVWYNIKDNGTVELNNGQKEPTHVLTDIDGDTVVSALEIDGDKKIVRPLMIDKQHVKVDSRFYYNWDDDDAALYELNFNEELE, from the exons ATGATCGATTTAACGAAAATGAAGATCCATGTTTGTGCTGTTCTCCTCACTCTAGCGATTTACTTCagttttattg aattaagttcacagtacAATAAAGATCAACTTAAGGAAGACGTTAGGTATCTTCCAGCTGAATTTGGCGTCTGGTACAACATAAAGGATAATGGAACGGTAGAGTTAAATAATGGGCAAAAAGAACCAACTCATGTACTTACGGACATAGATGGGGATACAGTGGTTAGCGCATTAGAAATAGATGGGGACAAAAAAATAGTACGTCCATTAATGATAGACAAACAACATGTTAAGGTGGACTCCAGATTTTATTACAATTGGGATGACGATGATGCGGCCTTATATGAACTCAATTTTAACGAAGAGCTTGAAtaa